Below is a genomic region from Gymnogyps californianus isolate 813 unplaced genomic scaffold, ASM1813914v2 HiC_scaffold_82, whole genome shotgun sequence.
GCAGCGTTGCCGCGTCCCCGAAGACCCCACGAACATCCTGCGTCTCGGGGGGTGCGGACACCCAACCCAGCACCCCTACGGGTTGGGGAACCCCCAAATTCCAGCGACGCACCGCGGGCCGGCGCCGACTTTCTccaaaaaagctatttatttacaggtttgggtggtttttgtggtttttttttttaaaaaaaaaaaaagggagtgaAATCAGGTCGCCCCTACCCGAGCATCGGCGCTGAGCTGCGGGAGCCACCAGAATATCCCTAAAACACCAAATCCCTTTTGGGATCCAGCCAGACTCACCGGAAAGCCACGGAAATAGGAAGGCTTGCCCCCCTCCCCGTTACAGGGGTCCCCTGTTTCTCCCTGAGGATGGAAGGAGGACCCCAACATCATCGTGGTGTTCGAACACCGTCTCCATCCCCAACCGGTGACGGCATCCCGGCGAGTCCCGGTCACCGGTGCTGCTTCTTGTGACGCAGGATCTCCGTGGGGGTGAAGGTGAAATCCTGCTGGCAAACGTTGCAGCGGTAGGACCTGTGAAGGGCGGAGGTTTTGGAGGAGTTTTCGGATTCTTCTTCCAGGGAATCTGGGGGAAAACGCGGAGAAAAACGGGGGGGGGatcagaaggaaagcaagaccCTTTTCGTCGCGCCCCCAAAAACGCGACCTTCGGCGGCACCCTCGAGGGACGCTCCTCAAAAGCCGGCGCGGGTACGGCCGGGCTCACCACCACCTCTCTCCTCGCTCGCGGAGCAGAGATGTCGTGGGGGGGCTTCCCCCAGGAAAAATCCAGGCCGGTTCTCCCCGAATTGTCCCTTGGGGAGCGGGGAAAACTCACCCTCGGAGGGCCGGCAAGCGCTTTCGTGGCACATGCGCTCCAGGGGGGTGAAGGGCATGCGGAGATCGCAGTGGGGACACGTCCAGAAGCTCCGCAAGCAGTCGCTGTAGAGATCCGTGTCCGTCTGCGGGATATACAAAGGGCGAAGGGGAATTGCTCGGattccccccccacaccccccgaGTTCGGATTCCCGGCGGCAGGCAGAGCGGGCAGGGCGAGGAGAGGGGTCGTACACTCACGGCCAGGCAGTTGTAGGTGAGAAAATCGGTGACCCTCTGGCCGCCTTTCACCTCGTCCGGTTTCATCTCCGTCCCCTGGAAAAGGCCCGGAAGGCGGGGAGCTGCAGCCACGGTTTGGGGACCGATGTAGAGGTTTTGTTTCTCCAGGCCGGTGAGCTGGCGCAGGCGATACGGCACCTGTAAGAGGACGCGGGGATGTCGGGGTGGGCGCAccagctcccttcctcctcctcctcctcctcctcctcctcctcctcctcctcctcctttcgGCCTTCAATCCCACGCAAAACGCCGGAGACGGATTAAAAGCATCCGCACCCCGCGGTTACGGCCACCTCACCTCCGTCTGCAGGAACTCCAGCAGCCCCCGGGTGAGCACGGATACATCCCGGGAGCTCGGCCGGCAGCCCGACTCCTCTCTCCGACCTTCCAGCAGCTGGTGGAGGAGTTTTTCCCAAGCGGAACGAAGCTGGAGTGCCGCGGAGAGCAGACGCAAGGCAGAATCCGGATCGGGGACGGTAATCTCCAGCCAGCCATCCGCAACCAGCCGGGCGCAGTCCGCGCTGGTGTCCAACGAGcgggagaagagcaggagagcCTGGAGGAACAAAACGCAACGGGTTTGGGGTGACGAAGGCTACCAGAGGgtttggagaggaagaggaagagagcgAAGGGTTCACCTGTAG
It encodes:
- the DHX34 gene encoding probable ATP-dependent RNA helicase DHX34, which produces AANLRRQFQELLRDHQLLEEASGQPSDSYSRQNRHRERRELHRLWRSHAETEGRKRKVLRLQDGADASSGEEEENGGTRGKGERSIDIQDVKFKLRHNVDELQAVSSSTLSSSRLALLKLVLCRGLYPQLAVPDQLNSGRKDSDQIFHTKNKQGVVLHPTCVFATNPELLHAKEGPERGGTKDPTEGLSRRHQLLAFVSLLETNKPYLVNCVRVPALQALLLFSRSLDTSADCARLVADGWLEITVPDPDSALRLLSAALQLRSAWEKLLHQLLEGRREESGCRPSSRDVSVLTRGLLEFLQTEVPYRLRQLTGLEKQNLYIGPQTVAAAPRLPGLFQGTEMKPDEVKGGQRVTDFLTYNCLATDTDLYSDCLRSFWTCPHCDLRMPFTPLERMCHESACRPSEDSLEEESENSSKTSALHRSYRCNVCQQDFTFTPTEILRHKKQHR